The following coding sequences lie in one Alicyclobacillus curvatus genomic window:
- the asnB gene encoding asparagine synthase (glutamine-hydrolyzing) has translation MCGICGIFRGRENPVAMDELQKMTDTMMHRGPDDSGYMVDGDIGLGFRRLAIVDLEHGHQPMTNENRTVWVVCNGEIYNYKSLRNQLMRRGHIFTSNTDTEVIVHLYEEYGIELVRHLRGMFAIAIADLNIRELFLVRDPFGIKPLYYAQGSDGLRFASEMRSLLTTVPWEFSIDEQAMWDYFTLQYVPTSESLIRGMQKVPPGHYIRYHRGVLSTTEYWAPKYEPLYDKPESYYIDTVADALERSVRRHLQADVRVGSFLSSGVDSSTIVALAKQTRDLTTFSVGFEDADAQLDELVIARQTAAALGVQHKSTVISSSDIIRRLPTMMDSLEEPLGDPSALALYFLAELASQEITVVLSGEGADEIFGGYPIYHEPKSLAMFHYLPKWSTPLLRNLANKLPHGVKGRSFLLRGTTPLERRFLGNIHVFHEETKDMLFQRNMFGGHPSATFRHSDGIYDRTATYDDITRMQMVDLRTWLPGDILFKADKMTMAHSLELRVPFLDLDVFDAAASVPVEYRVRDTQGKYVLRQAAKRWLPDGIANRPKLGFPVPYRKWLRESMYDMLRDAFQSSKFRHYFSESYVDMMLLQHRSGTRDYGRELWTLFAFLMWEQAFEARWQTYMSSSKAETPALITAQMK, from the coding sequence ATGTGTGGTATATGCGGAATATTTCGCGGCCGTGAAAACCCAGTTGCGATGGACGAACTGCAAAAAATGACAGATACCATGATGCACCGGGGACCAGATGATTCCGGGTACATGGTGGATGGCGACATCGGACTTGGGTTTCGAAGGCTAGCGATTGTTGATTTGGAGCACGGCCACCAGCCTATGACAAACGAAAATCGAACCGTTTGGGTCGTTTGCAATGGTGAGATATACAACTACAAATCCTTGCGAAACCAGTTAATGAGACGTGGTCACATTTTTACATCGAATACGGATACGGAAGTCATTGTCCATTTATACGAAGAATATGGCATTGAGTTGGTTCGTCATTTGCGGGGTATGTTTGCGATTGCCATTGCAGATCTTAATATTCGCGAACTGTTTCTTGTTCGGGACCCCTTTGGCATCAAGCCGCTGTATTATGCACAGGGGTCGGATGGGTTGCGCTTCGCTTCTGAGATGCGCTCCTTACTGACGACTGTTCCGTGGGAATTTTCCATTGATGAACAGGCGATGTGGGACTATTTTACACTCCAATACGTGCCGACTTCGGAGTCTTTGATTCGCGGCATGCAAAAGGTCCCGCCTGGTCATTACATCCGTTATCACCGCGGTGTCCTGTCGACGACTGAGTACTGGGCGCCAAAGTATGAACCTTTGTATGATAAACCGGAGTCGTATTACATAGATACGGTTGCGGATGCACTGGAACGAAGCGTACGCAGACATCTGCAGGCGGATGTGAGAGTGGGGTCGTTCCTCTCAAGCGGCGTCGATTCCAGTACCATCGTTGCTCTCGCCAAACAGACGCGGGACTTAACGACATTTTCCGTCGGATTCGAGGATGCCGATGCACAGCTTGATGAGTTGGTCATCGCCAGACAGACGGCCGCCGCCCTTGGCGTACAGCACAAATCTACTGTGATTTCGAGCAGTGACATCATCCGTCGTTTACCAACGATGATGGATTCCTTGGAAGAGCCCCTTGGGGACCCAAGTGCGCTTGCACTCTACTTTCTGGCGGAACTGGCCAGTCAAGAAATAACGGTGGTGCTGTCTGGAGAGGGTGCGGACGAGATTTTCGGCGGGTACCCAATCTATCACGAACCGAAGTCCCTAGCCATGTTTCATTACTTACCAAAGTGGTCGACACCGTTGCTTCGAAATCTGGCCAACAAGTTGCCTCATGGAGTGAAGGGGCGTAGTTTTTTGCTTAGGGGCACGACGCCTCTTGAACGCCGTTTTCTTGGCAACATTCATGTGTTTCACGAAGAGACAAAAGATATGTTGTTTCAGCGAAACATGTTTGGCGGACATCCCAGTGCTACGTTCCGACACAGCGATGGGATTTACGACCGAACTGCCACGTATGACGATATCACGCGGATGCAAATGGTTGACTTGCGCACATGGCTGCCTGGGGACATTCTCTTCAAGGCGGACAAAATGACGATGGCTCATTCGTTGGAACTGCGCGTCCCATTTCTCGATCTCGACGTGTTTGACGCTGCGGCATCTGTGCCTGTGGAATACAGGGTTCGGGACACTCAGGGCAAGTACGTGTTGCGCCAGGCCGCGAAGCGGTGGTTGCCTGATGGCATTGCAAACCGTCCGAAACTCGGATTTCCGGTGCCGTATCGCAAATGGTTGCGCGAGTCAATGTATGACATGCTCCGGGACGCATTTCAATCCAGTAAGTTCCGTCATTACTTTTCAGAGTCATATGTTGATATGATGTTATTACAACACCGCAGTGGAACTCGGGATTATGGCCGGGAGTTGTGGACGCTGTTTGCATTTTTGATGTGGGAGCAAGCCTTTGAAGCCAGGTGGCAGACGTATATGTCTTCATCGAAGGCCGAGACACCTGCTCTCATCACAGCACAAATGAAATAG
- a CDS encoding GNAT family N-acetyltransferase, with product MNKEIRISHLNMLSIYAAEAITLHEHVFCDEFIARLGARFLHRYYRAFAESPYAVALIAVNPSGTLTGVLLGTLDPVSHYRWLIRQHGVGLATAVVQQALRHPNVARVLIRTRLKRYVSGVARQFTKRSEVASVSRDSGYARKQNLQTQSPPANKPKVGDITHLFVSPRLRSKGVGASLVMAYEHLAARFGIDRIDLVTLPTADGGAGPFYEKLGWTFAETKVSRSGETFHLYQKWLKPSLEDSVQHRDKMELHPTYETRDFALIRQK from the coding sequence ATGAACAAAGAGATTCGAATTTCGCATCTAAACATGTTGAGCATATACGCTGCCGAGGCGATTACGCTGCATGAACACGTGTTTTGCGACGAGTTTATTGCGCGTCTCGGCGCTCGGTTTTTGCACAGATATTACCGCGCGTTCGCGGAGAGTCCGTATGCCGTGGCATTGATTGCCGTGAATCCATCCGGTACGTTGACTGGGGTCTTGCTTGGCACGCTCGATCCGGTGAGTCACTATCGATGGCTGATTCGACAACATGGAGTCGGACTTGCCACAGCGGTAGTGCAGCAGGCCCTCCGTCACCCGAATGTCGCCCGTGTGCTGATTCGCACTCGTTTAAAGCGTTATGTGAGTGGGGTCGCGCGACAATTCACCAAGCGCAGTGAGGTTGCCTCAGTGAGTCGTGATTCAGGATATGCCAGGAAACAGAATCTACAAACTCAGTCTCCGCCAGCGAACAAACCAAAGGTAGGAGATATCACACATTTGTTCGTCAGTCCCCGGCTCCGGTCAAAAGGTGTCGGGGCCAGTTTAGTTATGGCGTATGAACACCTGGCCGCGCGGTTCGGCATCGACCGAATCGATCTTGTCACATTGCCCACTGCCGATGGTGGGGCTGGGCCCTTTTACGAGAAACTGGGCTGGACATTCGCGGAAACAAAGGTCAGCAGGAGTGGAGAGACGTTTCATCTGTACCAGAAGTGGTTGAAACCTTCACTGGAGGATTCTGTCCAACACAGAGATAAAATGGAACTCCATCCAACGTATGAAACGCGGGATTTTGCCTTGATTCGACAAAAATAA